The following proteins are encoded in a genomic region of Candidatus Methylospira mobilis:
- a CDS encoding chemotaxis protein CheW produces MDIRRIKETVEPGQVTEAPRIPAFIRGMINLRGTVQGRPGNRCCFVR; encoded by the coding sequence ATCGATATCCGGCGTATCAAGGAAACTGTCGAACCAGGGCAAGTAACCGAAGCGCCGCGCATACCCGCTTTTATTCGCGGCATGATCAATCTGCGCGGTACAGTACAAGGAAGACCTGGCAATCGTTGCTGCTTCGTACGCTGA